Genomic segment of Odontesthes bonariensis isolate fOdoBon6 chromosome 10, fOdoBon6.hap1, whole genome shotgun sequence:
TAAATATGTCCACTGGTATCTTGGAATGAACGGAATAATCCATTTCATTACTTCGGACGCACAGGTTGCCAAACCTGTGCGTCTACTTGCGTTTTCATGACATAGTTAACACAGCGAATGGTTCGACCTGTTTCGTAATAACAAGGATTGGAAAACAACTTTTGACATAGGCAAATCAGCAGGGAGTTTAAGGACACAACCCTTGACTAATGCAGGAGATACTTTTGGCAAATGGAGTCTTTGTTCTCTGTTCCACTGGGTGTGGTTAcagataaagtttttttttctttctcacagacATTGCTGCCATTTGGGGGAGGGAGTGCGTTTCAGTAATGAGTGTATACTAAAGTGTACTGAATATCTTCATTGATTGTGTGATGTAAAGCTTAAGAAAGCATCAGTGTCTTTCTCTCGAGAGTTTAAATAGTGGAGGAGGGGCAGCTTTTAACTGGCATGTGAGGGCTACTGTATATGATGTTCTTTATTAAGCATCAATTTATCAAGCTTGTAGGGGTTTTTACAGCACAATAGTTACTTAACTGTTTCTTGTCATCATATAACGATTGGTAGTATTATAATTAGGcattataaatgtaaatatttgcCTTCATGATGGGCTTTTACGTAAAGCGATCAATTTTATATACCAATATATATGGCTTAATCAAAAGTATGTTTTGGAGGCATCACACTGAAGTGGAtataaaatgattaaactggCATGCATTGGGTGCGTGTTTAATGTAATAGGAAGAACCTGAAATTTCTCATGACTCAACCAACCtgcttctgcaaaaaaaaaaaaacgtcatgTAGCTGTGAAAAATTTGAGGAACCCATCCCCCACCTCCACATGGTAGTTAATGCATGAAAACGTGTAAGGAAAACACTTTTAGGTAAGTTAAATCAACATTTCACCTCAGAGTCCTGTAGCCTCACAGTAACTCCctgaaacattttgaaatggTCTTAGTAGCTTCATCTGCTGGCTAGTTTAAGGCCAGTAAACATAAACAGAGCAGAGCTcttaaaaataaactttaatgTATACTGAGTGTTTGAAAGCACGAATTAGAGACCTTGTAGCAACAATTAAATTATTAAGATTATTTGACCTACGCCAGCTGGTAAGTAGATCTCACCAGGATTGGATATATTGAAAAATCAATCAAATTAATTATTCACATACATATTTTTATTGCTGTTTAATAGAGAAGACTGTGTGAACTAATCCGATTCTGTCATTCATGACCACGTGACTATCCTatgggtttttttggggggggccgTCGTGCACGCGCTCCATCTTCCCCTCGAAAGTCGTTGAGCGAACGCGCGTCAGAATTCAACAGCTGCACAGTGAGGACTCGACAAGTAGAACAAATATGATTCACATTCAAACAATTGAGTAGGTGAGTTGTCCACCAGCAATGGGCTGTGTGAATTGAAGAAGAAACTCACACAAAACAGTGTATCTTACTTATTTCAGTTGCTCGTAGTATCAGTATCATTATTAATCCGGAAATTCTAAGTTGGTATGTATTGTTTGGTGAGTTTCTTCAGTTTGGTCGAAGTCGCAACCACAGAAAGTGTACTTTGCTAACGCTAGTGTCGTTGAATGTCCTAACTTGCTTACATTGCCTTCGTGACGTTAGCGTATTGTTACGTTAGTTATTTGCGTTAACTTTTATAACTGACGTCAAACAAAACAAGCACCGACATAAGTACACACGGTTAAAGTTTTGCACTTCTCTGTTGTCATGAAAATAGCGTCGTCGGAACGTGTTTCGAGTTGAATTGATTCTGGTTGGAcgcagcttttttttaaaatgagtttTAGCTTATGTGTTCACAACAAGCAACGTTGACAAGACTGATATTGATCTGTGTGGCTTTGAACAAGATAATGAAATCCTCGTGCTCGGCTTATAATGCACATATAGAAGTGTAATAGCCAGTCTTTTAAATAGGCTGCTTACTTTATTGAAGTTAGCTTTGAGCTGGTAACTGTTACCTCGTGCATCCCCCTCGCGAGTAAATTACGTTGATGGTCTTAACGAGATGAGTACTCACTTAAATAACATGGTGGCCACTAGCCAACATCAACGTGCTTCACACAAAGAATGCGTGCACTTGGAAAAAGAAAGGGAATAAAATACTCAGGGTCAGTCACCTGCATTCACCTGAATTAAGAACTTCGACTGGAACTAATTACATTAAGTAGTAATATAACAGCACTGATGTCTTGTGAAAACAGTCATCAGTTCTGTGTAAACTGGGAAATGGGGTTGATGGGGAAATCCAAATTCTAGGCCTAGTCATTTTTAAAGTAGAGTTTGCTtaatactatttttttttttttttaaagtttagacCTGGAGTTTTGATTTTCCCATCAATCCAACGTCCCAGTTTCCAAGAATTGATTATTTCGAGCAGACGCTGAAAACTACTTCCCTGTTAGAATCTGTTTCGATTTACATGAACCTGGAGCCATTCACTTTGATTGTTTTACTCCATGCTTGGGCCAAAAATATGAACCGTAcaaccttttttaaattttttatctgATGTTGGTGGTCCATGATAAGAGAAAAGATTCTCCGTTGCTTACAAAAAAGTTTATATACTAGAGGCATATGTTATGGGCGAGTCAATGCACATTTCAAAAGGTTTTGTTTTTAAGTGTGTGACTATTGTTAAATGGCAGTCCAGCCAAGCCCACATTTAAGGTGATATAAACAGGAAACCAATGTCTGTAAGACAAAAAGCTAAAGCTTAATAgcttaatgtgttttttctttttttagttttataatattgttttttacgactgtgacatcatTAGTGACAACTCGGCAAAGATGTTGTCTAAACAAAAAATGTTTGATGATTTTAAATGACATTGCAAACCGAAACTGTATAGAAACATTGACTCTATTAAGTCAGTCTGGTTTTTAATTAAGTCAAAACTAGGGTCTGTTAAACATGAATTTTTTCCATCTTAGTCTCTGAGAAGGAAAACAATGTTTTATCAGTGGCCCTTGCATAGAGGAAATGAGTTGTTGGTGTAGTTGATTGCTAAAAAAGATATATTTCCTGTTTCAGTAAAAGCGAAGGAACTTCTCTCTGTGGTttattttaaacagattttttttgtcagtgaCGTGTTCGAGCTACCTGatcttgtttttatgttgtGCAAAGCCTAAggcactctttctttctttttttcaggttCTTAATAAGACAGTTTGTCAATCATTAGAGGAAGATGCCACATCATTCATTGCTGCCGTATGTAGATAGCCCAGATGGACGTTTAAAAGATATTCTTAGTAGTAACGATGCAAGCATCCCAGGGCCTGGCTCTAGCGTGACGCCACACACTACATATGCAGAGAGAACTGTGCTGCAGTCTGAAGGAAGTGCTTCATTATCCTGTATGTTCTGTGACCAGACTTTAACTCATCAGGACGAGTTGGGCCCCCATGTACTAACCCAGCACCCCACTACATTCTTTGAACCAACAGTGCTTCGGGTTGAAGCAGAATTCAGGATCCCAGGAGTAGAAACCCGACCCAAACCGAGCAGTCTAGAAAAAGAGGAGGTTCCCAGCTGTATCGTATGTGGTCAGATAACGCAAGATGCCAGTGAGCTGGAAACCCATATGAGGAAGCACAAGGACTACTTTACATACTGTTGCAATGTCTGTGGACGGCGGTTCAGAGAGCCTTGGTTTCTTAAAAATCATATGAAGATGCACGTAAAGCCTGGAGCGAAGAGTAAGGCTTTGCAAGACATGGATACCCCAGTGACAGTCAATGATGTCATCCAGGAACCTGCCCCAGAGCCTGTAGTCACAGTTTACAAAATGTGCATGGTTTGTGGGTTTTTCTTTCCTGATCATAACAGTTTGGCTGACCACAGTAAAGTACATAATCGAGAAGTGGAGTCTGGCAAAGATGACGACAAGGAGAAGACGGATCATGCTAAGGAATCCTTttccaaaaaagaaatgtttcttaGCAGTCTAAACCTTCACCCTGCCTCTGAAGGAAACAGTGTGAAATATGTGAGATCTTCAAAATGGATTCCACAGCTGGATCCCTTCAACACGTATCAGGCCTGGCAACTTGCGACAAAGGGCAAGATAGCAGTTGGCCCTAATAATACTAAAGATGCTGGTCAGGAAGTCAGCACAGACAATGACGACTGTGGCTCTGATAAAGAGGAGTTAAATATTTGGTCTGAGGGCCAGGGAGAAAAAAATTGTCTTGGGAGAGAGCTCCGGTCTCAGCAGCAGGCTTTTACAGAAGGTCCAAACCCACCACGGAGGTCTTTGATACAGAAAGTCAAGGACAAAGAAAGGCCAACCACTTGTGAGGAATGTCAGAGAACTTTCAGGACCTACCACCAGTTAGTTCTCCACTCCAGGGTACACAAACGTGAAAGAGGTGGAGATAGTCCAACTTCTGTTGATGTAAAGCTTCCAAAATTGGGCTCACTGGACCATGCAGAGGAAGGCTTGGAGGAAGGAATTGAGGAAAACTTGATTTCAGGTAAATCTGAGTTTCTATACACTCTCATAACATTTTATGATTTAGGCATTGTATACAAATCCCACTGTTACAAAGTGCTCCCTCTGCTGATGAGATGTGTGCCAACAATTCCTCAatgaaagttttttattttttttttttaattatattctTCCATTTAcggtatttattcattttaattcatttgtaTATTCTTTTAAGGTGAAGATGGCTTTGATCGATCAAAAGTCAGATCTAAAGCATGCAGTTATTGTGGCAAATCGTTCAGATCAAGCTATTACCTCACAGTTCATTTGAGGACTCACACAGGTATAGTCACAACATTTGCCCTGACTATTGTATAAATGCAACACCTTGCAAATTCTGTACTACAGATCTAAAGCTGTGACTTAAATGTTTGTTTCTTCAGGAGAAAAACCTTTCAAGTGTGCTTATTGCGATTACGCTGCAGCCCAAAAGACTTCACTAAAATATCACCTGGATCGGCGTCACAAGGACAAACCCTATGTGGAGATCCCCGGCAGACAAGTGCCTTCGTTGCCTTCTCCTGAAGACAGAAAACATGGCAATAACAATGAAGATCCTGCCCCAAACAGATCCAAACTCTGGATTCCTGAAGCCAATTTATGCATAACTGGAACACCAGATAACAGATTTGATTGCAAGCTTGGCAAACCGGTTGTCCAGGTGAACAGTGAGTATGAGAAATTATTTGCCAAGTCCGCTTACACCCcaactgatgatgatgatgcactCATAAAGTGCCCTGCACCTGTTAATCTGAAGAAGGAAGCAGAGATAAAGAGTGAGAATGATGAGGCCCCATTAAATCTGTCAGTAAAAGTGTCTCTCTCTATCCCTACCGCTGCAGAACCTAAATATGCATTAAGTCCTATTTCATGCCCATTTTGTGCATATAAAACCATGTACCCAGAGGTTCTCGTAATGCACAAAAAGCTGACCCATAAAGACAAGTCAGACAGTACCAAAAAAAATG
This window contains:
- the znf217 gene encoding zinc finger protein 217, with amino-acid sequence MPHHSLLPYVDSPDGRLKDILSSNDASIPGPGSSVTPHTTYAERTVLQSEGSASLSCMFCDQTLTHQDELGPHVLTQHPTTFFEPTVLRVEAEFRIPGVETRPKPSSLEKEEVPSCIVCGQITQDASELETHMRKHKDYFTYCCNVCGRRFREPWFLKNHMKMHVKPGAKSKALQDMDTPVTVNDVIQEPAPEPVVTVYKMCMVCGFFFPDHNSLADHSKVHNREVESGKDDDKEKTDHAKESFSKKEMFLSSLNLHPASEGNSVKYVRSSKWIPQLDPFNTYQAWQLATKGKIAVGPNNTKDAGQEVSTDNDDCGSDKEELNIWSEGQGEKNCLGRELRSQQQAFTEGPNPPRRSLIQKVKDKERPTTCEECQRTFRTYHQLVLHSRVHKRERGGDSPTSVDVKLPKLGSLDHAEEGLEEGIEENLISGEDGFDRSKVRSKACSYCGKSFRSSYYLTVHLRTHTGEKPFKCAYCDYAAAQKTSLKYHLDRRHKDKPYVEIPGRQVPSLPSPEDRKHGNNNEDPAPNRSKLWIPEANLCITGTPDNRFDCKLGKPVVQVNSEYEKLFAKSAYTPTDDDDALIKCPAPVNLKKEAEIKSENDEAPLNLSVKVSLSIPTAAEPKYALSPISCPFCAYKTMYPEVLVMHKKLTHKDKSDSTKKNGLRGNIKQKRYTGCPPALDGKDVTPLLMTDRRHPRRTKSPPPQSKKSQESVPVNPPHGSVHAPQQDVVHETQCYRRSTDSRPTQESSRYTELLRKTTAGSKYIMDRTGPLDRVGIAERNYPARSDAIWHSNAARLCLSSQFGTLPQMDFGEPSGKRLKFSVPTSRDAETGEKPVFRGPPVDGSNRLLITGRGVKTTPQGSGPATASEALGPIKNTPTPLGGSLDSEWSMMNLLRTCTPSDLASLYHSTPTNPSHGGLANPRTGGRTVLFQHLPSLPNLQRRDPSGSFSKQRYGTTEKSS